One stretch of Paenibacillus sp. FSL R5-0341 DNA includes these proteins:
- a CDS encoding beta-glucoside-specific PTS transporter subunit IIABC yields the protein MKYEELAKDIIYHVGGKENVESLAHCVTRLRFKLKDEGKANTDVLKNMDGIITVMQSGGQYQVVIGNHVPQVYADVVAIGGLQLDSGQSSGESTKEKTNIFNTFIDVVSGVFTPVLGILGATGMIKGLTALLVAVGWLSTTSGTHQVLSAIGDCLFYFFPIFLGYTSAKKFNANIFIGMAIGTCLVYPSFSSLTSTGQPLYTVFGGSVIESSVYLSFLGIPVILMNYASSVIPIIIATYVASKVERVFKRIIPNVISNFFVPFSTLLVVVPLALIAIGPAATWAGQLLGAGTMFLYNLSPVIATTLLNGFWQVFTIFGVQWGLVPIAFNNLAILKYDPMIITASVLTVFSQVGVVLAILIKTKNKKLKSLSIPAIISGIFGVSEPAIYGITLPLKRPFIMGCIAAAVGGGITGLMGTKAYMVGGMGIVAFPSFISPEGIDSGFYGMILGSLVSFGLGFLLTFFRGFKDPEQTNSNQDGDGKGSAGNEVAVKHDIVQSPMKGNIIALSEVKDEAFSSGALGKGVAIEPTEGKVYSPIDGVLTNVFPSGHAIGITSAHGIEILIHVGKDTVKLKGKHFTPKVKQGEAVKQGELLLEFDMNEIKEAGFSLITPVIVTNSGDYLDVIETEKTSVTYHDHLLKVVN from the coding sequence ATGAAGTATGAGGAATTGGCAAAAGACATTATTTATCATGTTGGTGGAAAAGAGAATGTAGAAAGTCTGGCGCATTGTGTAACTCGTCTGAGGTTCAAACTGAAAGATGAAGGCAAGGCTAACACCGATGTCCTGAAAAATATGGACGGCATCATCACCGTAATGCAAAGCGGAGGACAATATCAAGTCGTAATCGGCAACCATGTTCCTCAGGTTTATGCTGATGTTGTGGCTATAGGCGGACTTCAACTGGACTCCGGACAGTCATCTGGAGAGTCGACCAAAGAAAAAACGAACATTTTCAACACATTTATCGATGTGGTTTCCGGCGTGTTCACCCCGGTGCTTGGCATCTTGGGAGCAACCGGAATGATCAAAGGGTTAACTGCTCTCCTGGTAGCTGTCGGATGGCTCAGTACAACATCAGGAACCCATCAAGTGCTGAGCGCGATAGGTGATTGCCTGTTTTACTTCTTCCCGATCTTCCTCGGATATACGTCAGCGAAGAAGTTTAATGCTAACATTTTCATCGGAATGGCGATAGGTACTTGTCTGGTTTATCCAAGCTTCTCAAGCCTAACCTCAACAGGCCAACCGCTGTACACCGTATTTGGTGGTTCCGTGATTGAATCGTCTGTGTATCTGTCCTTCCTGGGGATTCCGGTTATTCTAATGAATTATGCATCCAGTGTCATTCCAATTATTATTGCGACTTATGTTGCTTCGAAAGTCGAAAGGGTTTTCAAACGAATTATTCCAAATGTTATAAGTAACTTCTTTGTTCCATTCTCCACGTTGCTGGTGGTTGTACCACTGGCACTGATCGCAATCGGGCCGGCTGCGACTTGGGCAGGTCAATTGCTCGGGGCAGGAACGATGTTCCTCTATAACTTGAGTCCGGTCATCGCGACAACTTTGCTCAATGGATTCTGGCAGGTGTTTACTATTTTTGGCGTACAGTGGGGATTAGTACCGATTGCTTTCAACAATCTTGCCATACTGAAGTACGATCCAATGATCATTACCGCTTCCGTGCTTACTGTATTCTCACAAGTCGGTGTGGTACTGGCTATTTTAATTAAAACCAAAAACAAGAAATTGAAATCCTTGTCCATTCCTGCCATTATCTCGGGTATCTTTGGGGTATCAGAGCCTGCAATTTACGGGATTACGTTACCGCTCAAAAGACCGTTTATTATGGGATGTATTGCAGCGGCTGTCGGCGGTGGTATTACCGGCCTAATGGGAACCAAAGCATATATGGTTGGTGGTATGGGAATCGTTGCTTTTCCAAGCTTTATTAGCCCAGAAGGAATCGACAGCGGATTCTATGGCATGATTCTTGGCTCTCTTGTGAGCTTCGGTCTGGGATTCTTGCTCACGTTCTTCCGTGGATTTAAAGATCCTGAGCAAACGAACAGCAATCAAGATGGCGATGGAAAAGGTAGTGCTGGCAACGAGGTAGCAGTTAAGCATGACATCGTACAAAGTCCGATGAAAGGTAACATTATTGCTCTAAGCGAAGTTAAGGATGAGGCATTCTCCAGCGGTGCGCTTGGTAAGGGGGTAGCCATTGAGCCAACTGAAGGCAAAGTATACTCACCCATCGACGGGGTACTTACGAATGTGTTCCCATCCGGTCATGCCATTGGCATAACAAGTGCACACGGCATTGAAATTCTTATTCATGTCGGAAAGGATACGGTAAAGCTGAAGGGGAAACATTTCACACCCAAAGTGAAACAGGGAGAAGCCGTTAAACAAGGAGAACTTCTATTGGAATTCGACATGAATGAGATTAAAGAAGCTGGATTCAGTCTAATCACACCTGTTATTGTGACCAACTCGGGTGATTACCTGGATGTCATTGAAACGGAGAAAACAAGTGTCACGTATCATGATCATTTGCTTAAGGTCGTGAACTAA